From Betaproteobacteria bacterium, one genomic window encodes:
- the gloA gene encoding lactoylglutathione lyase, giving the protein MRILHTMIRVGDLERSIDFYTKVLGMQVLRRRDYPDGRFTNCFVGYDDEARTAVLELTHNWDTKSYDMGNGYGHVAIEVDDAYKACEEVTRRGGKVARPAGPMKHGTTVIAFVEDPDGYKIEFVQRKAA; this is encoded by the coding sequence ATGCGCATTCTGCACACCATGATCCGGGTGGGCGACCTCGAGCGCTCGATCGATTTCTATACCAAGGTGCTCGGCATGCAGGTGTTGCGGCGGCGGGACTATCCCGACGGCCGCTTCACCAACTGCTTCGTCGGCTACGATGACGAGGCGCGCACCGCGGTGCTGGAGCTCACCCACAACTGGGATACCAAGAGCTACGACATGGGCAACGGCTATGGCCATGTCGCGATCGAGGTCGATGACGCGTACAAGGCGTGCGAAGAGGTCACGCGCCGCGGCGGCAAGGTGGCGCGCCCGGCCGGCCCCATGAAGCACGGCACCACCGTGATCGCGTTCGTCGAAGACCCGGACGGCTACAAGATCGAATTCGTGCAGCGCAAGGCGGCCTGA
- the rsmA gene encoding 16S rRNA (adenine(1518)-N(6)/adenine(1519)-N(6))-dimethyltransferase RsmA — MAELALHRARKRFGQNFLVEPAIVRRIVDCIDPQPDDRVIEIGPGLGALTGALLERVNRLDVVEIDRDLAARLEQGHARGKLAVHVGDALDYDFAAVGSDLRVVGNLPYNISSPLLFRLLEYTASIRDIHVMLQREVVDRMTAAAGSREYGRLTVMLGYRFAIERLFRVPSGAFRPQPKVESAFARLRPRAPLPWRASDEDIFRRVVAAAFSQRRKTLRNALAGIADEAQMRSVGIDPQARGETLAVAQYVALSNAIGQAR, encoded by the coding sequence ATGGCCGAGCTCGCACTCCACCGCGCGCGCAAGCGCTTCGGCCAGAACTTCCTGGTCGAGCCTGCCATCGTGCGGCGCATCGTTGATTGCATCGATCCGCAGCCCGATGACCGTGTGATCGAGATCGGTCCGGGATTGGGCGCGCTGACGGGGGCGCTGCTCGAGCGGGTGAACCGGCTGGATGTGGTGGAGATCGACCGCGATCTCGCCGCGCGCCTGGAGCAAGGCCATGCGCGCGGGAAACTCGCGGTGCACGTCGGCGATGCGCTCGATTACGATTTTGCAGCCGTGGGCAGCGATCTTCGCGTCGTCGGCAATCTGCCGTACAACATCTCCTCGCCGCTGCTGTTTCGACTGCTCGAATACACCGCGTCGATCCGCGACATCCACGTGATGCTACAACGGGAAGTGGTCGATCGCATGACGGCGGCGGCGGGCAGCCGCGAGTACGGGCGGCTCACGGTGATGCTCGGCTACCGGTTCGCGATCGAGCGGCTGTTCCGCGTCCCGTCCGGTGCGTTTCGGCCGCAGCCCAAGGTCGAATCGGCGTTCGCACGCCTGCGTCCGCGCGCGCCCTTGCCCTGGCGGGCAAGCGATGAAGATATCTTTCGCCGCGTCGTCGCGGCGGCGTTCTCGCAGCGGCGCAAGACGCTGCGCAACGCGCTTGCGGGCATTGCCGACGAAGCGCAGATGCGCTCGGTGGGCATCGATCCGCAAGCGCGCGGCGAAACGCTCGCGGTCGCGCAATACGTCGCCCTTTCGAACGCGATCGGGCAAGCGCGGTGA
- a CDS encoding rubredoxin: MTTVDATVYRTYMCLICGFVYSEAAGLPEEGIAPGTRWEDVPMNWSCPECGARKEDFEMVEI; the protein is encoded by the coding sequence ACCGTCGACGCCACGGTGTATCGGACCTATATGTGCCTCATTTGCGGTTTCGTCTACAGCGAAGCCGCTGGATTGCCGGAGGAAGGCATTGCGCCCGGCACGCGCTGGGAAGACGTGCCGATGAACTGGTCGTGCCCGGAGTGCGGCGCGCGCAAGGAAGATTTCGAAATGGTGGAGATCTGA
- the pdxA gene encoding 4-hydroxythreonine-4-phosphate dehydrogenase PdxA — MITLALTPGEPAGIGPDIVARLAGRRLPARVVVIADRDLLASRARDLGIDLELSEWRAEDDHPNDKRAGALEILHVPLRAPAMPGELDARNSAYVIETLEHAVDGCLDGRFDAMVTGPVHKGIINAAGVAFTGHTEMLAERTATPRVVMMLCGGGLRVALATTHVALSEVPARLDQPMLEQTLRILVHDLSWRYALERPRIGVAGLNPHAGESGYLGREEIEIIAPVIERLAAEGLDVQGPFPADTLFTPARLKAFDAVLTMYHDQGLPVLKYASFGCGINVTLGLPIVRTSVDHGTALDIAGSGKADAGSLIEAIEAAAIMARNAGRMMPQARLRPIAGATRAVEG, encoded by the coding sequence GTGATCACGTTGGCATTGACCCCGGGAGAACCGGCCGGCATCGGACCGGATATCGTCGCACGGCTTGCCGGGCGCCGGCTGCCGGCACGCGTGGTCGTCATCGCCGATCGCGATCTCCTGGCAAGCCGCGCCCGCGATCTCGGGATCGATCTCGAGCTGAGCGAGTGGCGGGCAGAGGATGACCATCCGAATGACAAGCGGGCCGGCGCGCTCGAAATTCTGCATGTCCCGCTGCGAGCGCCGGCCATGCCTGGCGAGCTCGACGCCCGCAACAGCGCCTACGTGATCGAGACGCTCGAGCACGCGGTCGACGGCTGTCTCGACGGCCGCTTCGACGCGATGGTCACCGGACCGGTGCACAAGGGCATCATCAACGCGGCCGGCGTCGCGTTCACCGGTCACACCGAGATGCTGGCCGAGCGCACCGCAACGCCGCGCGTGGTGATGATGCTGTGCGGCGGTGGATTGCGGGTCGCGCTCGCCACCACGCACGTCGCCTTGAGCGAGGTGCCGGCGCGGCTCGACCAGCCGATGCTGGAGCAGACGCTGCGCATCCTCGTCCACGATCTTTCCTGGCGCTACGCGCTGGAGCGCCCGCGCATCGGCGTTGCCGGCTTGAATCCGCACGCCGGCGAGTCGGGTTATCTGGGGCGCGAGGAGATCGAGATCATCGCCCCGGTGATCGAACGCCTCGCCGCCGAGGGCCTCGACGTGCAAGGGCCATTCCCCGCCGATACGCTGTTCACGCCGGCGCGCCTGAAAGCGTTCGACGCGGTGCTCACGATGTATCACGACCAGGGCTTGCCGGTGCTCAAGTATGCGAGCTTCGGCTGCGGCATCAATGTCACGCTGGGGCTGCCGATCGTGCGCACCTCGGTCGATCACGGAACGGCGCTCGACATCGCGGGCAGCGGCAAGGCCGACGCGGGGAGCCTCATCGAAGCGATCGAGGCGGCGGCGATCATGGCGCGCAATGCCGGACGCATGATGCCGCAAGCGCGCCTGCGGCCGATCGCTGGCGCCACCCGAGCCGTCGAAGGTTGA